Proteins encoded together in one Dermacentor variabilis isolate Ectoservices chromosome 2, ASM5094787v1, whole genome shotgun sequence window:
- the LOC142571911 gene encoding tRNA (adenine(37)-N6)-methyltransferase-like — MPQTASSPVEVLQQQLTVCRSEIANLRTKLRAMSAQFNRQSKEILQALKMRSGTTEATPHHARVCEPANSSDFTFQPIGYVQTAFPFKNGTPRQGCICPDSQAVLILDKQVFTCPEHSLEGLDKFSHVWLLSVFNHNTKKEDSGEFAYRSKVQPPRLGGQTWGVLASRSPHRPCPVGLTLARLHSVQGSEVHLSGVDLVDGTPILDIKPYLPQYDSPQQGTLDETPEVRWASWIEEAATLAVDFTPRAREQLSHFHGHSSHPADERPCAWCLHHFEDSHAAARALECLLKADPRSIHRKDNCSDRLYYCVLDSIHVTAWFDEGRAEVLKLRPRAEDGGDEPACTS, encoded by the exons ATGCCGCAGACAGCGTCGTCGCCCGTAGAAGTGCTCCAACAGCAGTTAACGGTATGCAGAAGCGAAATAGCCAATTTGCG GACGAAACTGCGGGCAATGAGCGCACAGTTCAACAGACAGTCTAAGGAAATTTTGCAGGCACTGAAAATGCGGAGTGGCACTACTGAGGCTACGCCTCATCATGCACGAGTCTGCG AACCGGCGAACAGCAGCGATTTTACATTCCAGCCTATAGGATATGTTCAGACAGCATTTCCCTTCAAGAATGGAACACCTCGCCAAGGCTGCATTTGCCCCGACAGCCAGGCAGTTCTGATATTGGACAAGCAAGTTTTCACATGCCCCGAGCATAGTCTGGAGGGCCTTGACAAGTTCTCTCATGTATG GCTGCTGTCAGTGTTCAACCACAATACCAAGAAGGAAGACTCGGGGGAGTTTGCATACCGAAGCAAAGTTCAACCACCCCGCCTAGGTGGCCAGACATGGGGTGTCCTGGCCAGTCGCTCCCCACATCGACCTTGCCCTGTGGGGCTGACCTTAGCCCGGTTACACTCAGTCCAAG GCTCTGAGGTGCACCTGTCTGGAGTGGATCTTGTGGACGGAACGCCAATCCTCGACATTAAGCCCTACTTGCCTCAGTACGACAGCCCCCAGCAGGGGACCTTAGACGAGACACCAGAAGTTCGATGGGCAAGCTGGATTGAGGAGGCCGCCACACTGGCAGTTGACTTTACCCCGAGGGCACGAGAGCAGCTCTCTCATTTTCACGGGCACAGCAGCCACCCGGCTGATGAAAGACCCTGCGCTTGGTGCTTGCACCACTTTGAGGACTCGCATGCTGCAGCCAGAGCTTTGGAATGCCTTCTGAAGGCCGACCCACGTTCTATTCATCGCAAGGACAACTGTTCAGATAGGCtgtactactgtgttcttgatAGCATCCATGTCACTGCGTGGTTTGATGAAGGGAGGGCCGAGGTGCTGAAACTAAGGCCTCGTGCAGAAGATGGAGGAGACGAGCCTGCTTGTACAAGCTAG
- the sau gene encoding Golgi phosphoprotein 3 homolog sauron, translating to MLRKEGLVQRKNACSNPDGRGKDVDESVNRPESEDDVDSKETRLTLMEEVLLLGLKEKEGYTSFWNDCISSGLRGCILVELALRGRIELERCGVRRRSLLLRKVLLRSDTPTGDVLLDEALRHLKETRPPETLQAWIDYLSGETWNPLKLRYQLRNVRERLAKNLVEKGVLTTEKQNFLLFDMTTHPLVDQTSKGKLVRRVQEAVLSRWVNDPQRMDRRLLALLVLAHASDVLENAFAPLSDDDYELAMRRVRELLELDMEAEAAKPNANEVMWGVFAAFVK from the exons ATGCTGCGCAAAGAgggacttgttcaaagaaagAACGCTTGTTCGAACCCGGACGGTCGGGGCAAAGACGTGGACGAGTCTGTGAACCGACCAGAGAGCGAAGACGATGTCGATTCAAAGGAGACTCGCCTAACGCTGATGGAAGAAGTGCTTCTTTTGGGGCTTAAAGAAAAAGAG GGCTACACATCCTTCTGGAATGACTGCATTTCGTCGGGCCTGCGAGGGTGCATCCTGGTGGAGCTGGCATTGCGAGGCCGCATTGAGCTGGAGCGATGTGGGGTGCGGCGCCGGTCGCTGCTGCTGCGCAAGGTGCTGCTACGCTCGGACACACCTACAGGCGATGTACTTCTAGATGAAGCATTGCGCCACCTCAAGGAGACTCGACCCCCCGAGACCTTGCAGGCCTGGATTGACTACCTAAGTG GTGAAACGTGGAATCCTCTGAAGCTGCGATACCAGCTGCGCAATGTCCGCGAGCGTCTAGCCAAGAACCTGGTGGAAAAGGGAGTTCTGACCACAGAGAAGCAAAACTTCCTGCTCTTCGACATGACGACGCACCCGCTGGTAGACCAGACGTCCAAGGGCAAGCTGGTGCGCCGAGTGCAGGAGGCAGTGCTGAGCCGCTGGGTCAATGACCCCCAGCGCATGGACCGGCGGCTGTTGGCACTGCTGGTGCTGGCACATGCCTCTGACGTGCTGGAGAATGCCTTTGCACCACTCTCAGACGATGACTACGAGCTGGCCATGCGCCGGGTGCGCGAGCTGCTCGAGCTCGACATGGAGGCCGAGGCAGCCAAGCCCAATGCCAACGAGGTCATGTGGGGTGTCTTTGCTGCTTTTGTCAAGTGA